A genomic window from Cytobacillus suaedae includes:
- the yutH gene encoding spore coat protein YutH produces the protein MDKHLQEQYRLKIDEKLTIGSYEAFRFRNVVYTIVPITNMEHEEIVELKQMSDYLISTGERNIASIVPTASNSLLSSIDDQRQIVLLQMPAQQGIRRGYSLGNELAEIHEKGRRFPYQVQRSNRIGQWKKLWEQRLDQMEIFCDEKVRQHPSTYFEKLLVESFPYYIGLTENAIQYLVDTELDDQPIHTDSATICHHRFTRNTWLNEKTILPVDWVLDHSSRDLAEWIRGEFINQYRIDYNEVFKFTRDYERVTRISTFSWRLLYSRLLFPVHYFESIEGYYLSSSETQKKQYEVRLSEHLKRSTDYELFLKEINHLIRQSRNNASKVPQVSWL, from the coding sequence ATGGACAAACACCTACAGGAACAATATAGGCTAAAGATTGATGAGAAATTGACTATAGGAAGCTATGAGGCATTTCGCTTTCGAAATGTAGTATATACTATTGTACCTATAACTAATATGGAACATGAAGAAATAGTTGAGTTAAAACAAATGAGTGACTATTTAATTAGCACAGGTGAAAGGAATATAGCTTCAATTGTTCCAACAGCTTCCAACAGCTTACTGTCTTCTATTGATGATCAGCGACAAATCGTACTTCTACAAATGCCTGCACAACAAGGTATAAGGAGGGGCTACTCTCTCGGAAATGAGCTGGCTGAAATCCATGAGAAAGGAAGGAGATTTCCTTATCAGGTTCAACGAAGCAATCGAATCGGGCAATGGAAAAAGTTATGGGAACAACGTCTTGATCAAATGGAAATCTTCTGTGATGAAAAAGTAAGACAACATCCTTCAACTTATTTTGAAAAGCTCTTGGTCGAATCATTCCCTTATTATATCGGATTGACAGAGAATGCAATTCAATATTTGGTCGATACCGAACTGGATGATCAGCCTATTCACACAGACTCTGCAACGATTTGCCATCATCGCTTTACTAGAAATACATGGTTAAATGAAAAGACAATCCTTCCGGTTGATTGGGTGCTTGATCATTCGAGCCGTGATTTAGCTGAGTGGATAAGGGGAGAGTTTATAAATCAATATAGAATAGATTACAATGAAGTTTTTAAATTTACGCGAGATTATGAGCGTGTGACTAGGATATCAACATTCTCATGGAGATTATTATATTCAAGGTTATTGTTTCCGGTTCACTACTTTGAATCAATTGAAGGTTATTATTTATCAAGTTCAGAAACTCAAAAAAAACAGTATGAGGTAAGACTAAGTGAACATTTGAAACGTTCTACTGACTATGAGTTGTTCCTAAAAGAAATTAATCATCTAATACGTCAAAGTAGAAATAATGCTTCAAAAGTACCACAAGTAAGTTGGTTATAA
- a CDS encoding TIGR01457 family HAD-type hydrolase: MKQYKGYLIDLDGTMYRGKERIEAASDFVKALKEKGIPYLFVTNNSSKMPSQVATILEGFDIPVTEEQVFTTSLATANYIHEQKQNASVYVIGGDGIRHALKEKGITFQETNPDYVVVGLDQSITYEKLATACLAVRAGATFISTNGDIAIPTERGLLPGNGSLTSVITVSTETNPIFIGKPEKIIMEQALKVLGTTKEETLMVGDNYATDILAGINTGLDTLLVHTGVTTKAHLEGYDKQPTYVIDSLEQWINKI, encoded by the coding sequence ATTAAGCAATATAAAGGTTATTTAATTGATTTAGACGGCACAATGTACCGTGGTAAAGAACGAATTGAAGCGGCTAGTGACTTTGTTAAAGCATTAAAAGAAAAGGGAATTCCATACTTATTCGTTACGAATAATTCGTCAAAAATGCCATCCCAAGTCGCAACTATTCTTGAGGGCTTTGATATTCCAGTTACAGAGGAACAAGTATTTACGACAAGCCTTGCTACAGCAAACTATATTCATGAGCAGAAACAAAATGCTTCGGTATATGTAATTGGAGGAGATGGCATACGTCATGCACTCAAAGAAAAAGGCATTACCTTTCAGGAGACAAATCCAGATTATGTAGTTGTTGGTCTAGACCAATCCATTACATATGAGAAGTTAGCGACGGCATGCTTAGCGGTGAGAGCGGGTGCAACGTTTATATCGACAAATGGAGATATAGCTATTCCTACTGAACGGGGATTGTTACCAGGGAATGGTTCATTAACGTCTGTTATTACAGTATCTACTGAAACGAACCCTATCTTTATAGGTAAACCAGAAAAAATTATTATGGAACAAGCATTAAAGGTCCTTGGCACAACTAAAGAGGAGACATTGATGGTTGGAGATAACTATGCAACAGATATCTTAGCAGGAATAAATACTGGCCTAGATACTCTACTTGTTCATACAGGTGTAACTACAAAAGCGCACCTAGAAGGTTATGACAAGCAACCTACATATGTCATTGACTCATTAGAGCAATGGATTAATAAAATATAA
- a CDS encoding phosphatidylglycerophosphatase A, which translates to MSEIERKARTWLEERGVTIQDIADLVYFLQEKYHPSLRMEDCLENVDRVLSKREVQNAILTGIQLDVLTEKGLIEEPLLSTLKTDEGLYGVDEILAFSIVNVYGSIGFTNYGFIDKQKPGILEKLNNKDTGDCHTFLDDIVGAIAAAASSRLAHRAANEE; encoded by the coding sequence ATGAGTGAAATAGAACGTAAAGCAAGAACATGGTTAGAAGAAAGAGGAGTAACCATTCAGGATATCGCAGATCTAGTCTATTTCCTTCAAGAAAAATACCATCCTAGTTTACGAATGGAAGATTGCTTAGAGAATGTTGATCGTGTTTTGTCTAAGCGTGAGGTCCAGAATGCCATTCTGACGGGTATTCAGCTTGATGTTTTAACAGAAAAAGGTCTAATTGAAGAGCCATTATTATCAACTCTAAAAACAGATGAAGGCCTTTATGGAGTAGATGAGATTTTAGCCTTTTCAATCGTAAATGTATATGGTTCAATTGGCTTTACCAACTATGGATTTATAGATAAACAGAAACCTGGAATATTAGAGAAGTTAAACAATAAAGATACAGGAGATTGTCATACTTTCCTTGATGATATTGTGGGTGCAATTGCAGCAGCAGCATCTAGCCGTCTTGCTCATAGAGCTGCAAATGAAGAATAA
- a CDS encoding DUF86 domain-containing protein encodes MYFVDREKIEQTLQCFDSHLDLYHQQGEWVSSIERKALERITHILIEAILDVGNAMIDGFIMRDPGSYEDIIDILEDEKVVNTAHASQLKQVIKMRKNIVQEYLEIDHTEVSQIIKNNVSALSSFSTNIRSYLENELGPVSAFKN; translated from the coding sequence ATGTATTTTGTAGATAGGGAAAAAATTGAACAAACATTACAATGTTTCGATAGCCATTTAGACCTCTATCACCAACAAGGTGAATGGGTTAGTTCGATTGAAAGAAAGGCTCTTGAACGAATAACACATATTCTTATTGAAGCGATACTGGACGTAGGCAATGCAATGATTGATGGGTTCATTATGCGTGACCCAGGGAGTTATGAGGATATCATTGATATATTAGAGGATGAGAAGGTTGTTAATACTGCACATGCTTCTCAATTAAAGCAAGTCATAAAAATGAGAAAAAATATTGTTCAAGAGTATTTAGAGATCGATCATACTGAGGTTTCACAGATTATTAAGAACAATGTATCGGCTCTTAGCTCTTTTTCGACTAATATTAGATCCTATTTAGAAAATGAGCTAGGTCCAGTTTCTGCCTTTAAAAACTAA